DNA sequence from the Oncorhynchus keta strain PuntledgeMale-10-30-2019 chromosome 1, Oket_V2, whole genome shotgun sequence genome:
AATGTGAACTCTCACCTATTAACGTGAAAATGAAGATACGCACATATACATACACTGCATGTACATAGACCATGCAGCCGAtaagcccccccccacacacacacacacccatacactcTGTCCACATAAAAAAAATCACACATGATTGACTTGCCACATTTCTTTCTCTTAACTCACAGCATGCTACTGAAAGTGACTAATTAACGTTGCATATTGGCATAAATGTCTAAAGGCACAGCAAGGGGTCATTACCAATCTCAATTTTGTTCTATTCTGTGTTATTTTATtatgatccccattagctgctgtgAAAGCAACTggcactcttcctggggtccacacaaaatatGAAACTTGACGTAACACAGAACATTAATGGACAATAATAGCTCAAGAACAGAATTACATCAATTTAAAAGGGctcacgtagcctacatatcgatacatacacacaaactatctaagTCAAATAGGGTTGAGGCGTTGTGCCATGAGGTATTGCTTTACCCGTTTTTTAAAACCAGGTTTTGatgttcatttgagcaatatgagatgggagttccatgcaataatgtctCTGTATAGTACTGTACACTTTTTAagatttgttctggatttggggactatgaaaagacccctgatggcatgtcttgtgaggtaagtgtgtgtgtcagagctgtgtgtgtgtgtgtaagttaactatgcaaacaatttggaattttcaacattaatgtttcttataaaacaAAGAAGAAAAATTCTAAATTCAAACTAgtaatgcttttctttcattattagttTTTTTTATGCATGAGCACGATGGCTCACTGTTAGTTGTTGGCATTTCCTTTCCTACTAAGAAACTTTTCAATACACTTTCAAAACTTTCCgaaacaacagaacagagctcTCCCTCATTTCGCGTTCAACCGGAAGTGAAGCGTACTAGATTACGCTATAGGAAGGAGTCTGCTTTCATATTGTGTGTAAAGTGCCCTTCTGATGGCCCTTCTGGCCTGTGTGTCCTCATACAGTACGATGCCTCACGCTGTGAGACGCTTGGAGGGGAAAAAACACTCATTCCTCTGTGAGAGAGCCGAACACTGGCTCACTATGCGGTCTGTAAATTGAGTCTTTCTTCCCTCCTGAACAGTGACACACTGGAATGCAGCACATTAATATGGACATGGGTGGGCTCCCAGAATTCCTGTCATAGCCTATTTTTTTCTTTGACCATTATGAGCTTTTTGTTGCTTATTTTCAGCTCCTACCACGTCAGGCCaggaagatgtgtgtgtgtgtgtgtgtgtgtgtgtgtgtgtgtgtgtgtatgcatgctttAAAATTGTGATATTACAAaaacaaagaagttactgcaaacaacaaACGCTGTTTTTTCCCATCTGACATCATTGCACGTATGCTAGAAGACAGTGGTGGGGCGGCCATCGGCGCAGTTTCCCCCTACTGCGGATCCCCTCTTTAATGTTGACACAGAAATGATTAAAAGTATGATCAAAGCTACAAACTTTCACGTCATTGTGCAAAGTGGCTTTCAACGTGACTGATTCTGCACAGTCGGCCTGCAATGTAATTGATCTCaaactctctgtctctacagcagccTGGGCCAAGGTGGAGGTGAACATGGAGGACAGAGTGGAGGTGTTCCTTGGGGACACGGCCCAGATCACCTGCATGTTCACGGTCTCAGACAGCCACGATGATGTCATTATCCAGTGGTATATGGTGAGTAGTCccacacacaaatgcatgcacatggacagacgcgcacacacacacgttagccTGTTTGCCAAATCTAACTGTTAGCAGACAACCAGGTTAACACATCCCTTCCATCTCAGATCCCTGTTTCACAAATGAACACATGCTCTCTTAGTTCAGTCCTAACTCGAGATCTATCTGTACATTTATGAGTCAGCTAACGTTGATGTAAATGGGAGATTTACAGGGGCACAAAGATTTACTTTACGCCCATGGATCTCAAGGAtccgtcacctctgtctctgccccgTTTTCCAACTGACAATTGAATTCAACCTTCGATTGTAGATCACGAAGACCAACGTCCGCTCGAGGATCTACTACGGAGACAGAAACGTGCAGGTAGTCGACCGAGACGGGCAGTTCACAGACAAGATCAGTGTGAACGGGATGGGGAAGAGCAGCGAGGTGGTGCTGACCATCAGGGACGTGGCACTGGAGGATGAGCTCGAGTTCATCTGCCAAGTCAACGGACTGTCAGCGGGTAACATGGAGGGACGCACGATGCTCAAGGTGTTCGGTAAGAGTGTGATGCACCCATTGCTCTGGCCAGTTGCCTGGACCCAGATTTAGCCTAGCCCTGGACTATTCGAGCTATCGCTCCCTATGTGATGTCATCCATTGTTCCTCTCTAGCGTCGCCTGATCGTCCAAACATTGAGGGGGTGCACTCTGGGATCTCTGTCAGCAAAAGTAACCCATCTAAGGTAAAAACAAACTAACTAACAACACATTGTTAGCGATAGCTACGGTCAGTGAGGACTCCAGGGTATAGCATGTGGATAACCATTTAGAGAAATGAAAATTAGGATGGTTTTAGTGTATAAAATATTTTTAATTAAGCTTTCTATCCCCAAAATCGAGGAGAAAAGGTTTTACACCCTGACCGTGTAATGTCATCTTTCACCATAGATAGGGAGCTGTGAGGCTAAGAATGGCTACCCCAGGCCCAACATCACTTGGTACCGTGACCAGAGCCCACTGCAGAACACGCCAGACGGTGAGTACTACCGAGGCTTTGACTACCGTGTCCATAGACACCCCCTGACATTAGTATCTACGCTAGGTGAAACAGAGTTGATAATAACAGCTAGCAATTCCACATCTGCTTCATGCTCTTCCTGCTTTTTGTGCGTGAGCAACGTGACAATAATAAACACATGTAGAATGTTGTAAACATGCCTCGGATCTCACAAGGAACAAACACGTTTTTTTCTGTTATCAAATATGAAGATCAGATTGACTTCAGTCAAGAATTTGACAGTGAACTTAAGGAACAAAGATCCGTGATTACTATGACACAGATCATGCCTGTTGGAAAAATAGATGTCAGTTTCATGTGCCTGAATATGAAATGTGGCTGTGGATTTGAGCTgaaaatatgaagaaaaaaaacaacatatATTTAAAAATAGAAGAAAAGAAAAAGAAGCGATAGTATTCGGAATACCCCTTGTATTCAACCTGGCCATTGGGCATACATCAACATCTACACTTCTACAGTAACTCAAGTTCTCTGTTTTCCATATGTGCTGCATGTCTCACAGAGGTCAGTGTGGTGACCCTGGTCACTAAGGAGTCCAGTGGTCTGTACACCGTCCAGAGTGACCTTCACCTGAATGTGGTCAAGGAAGACGAGGATTCGTTCTTCTACTGCGAAGTCAGCTACCTTGTCCCTGGTGGAACCAAGATGACTGAGACCAACAAGATCAACATCACTGTCCACTGTGAGTCTACTGTGCCTCTTAATGTGTCCCACCTCATATGGAGACAGTAGAAAACTATACACATGCACAGTCACAGACTTACACAAATACATTGACGTCTCAAATCGTGTTCAGTCTCAACGAGAAGTAGGAATCATAAATGCAAGCAACTATGCCACAGTGCAACGTTTTTATTTTCTGACTCTTTGTGCTATCGCCACGTGTTTCTGTCAAGTTGTGAAGTCTCTCATGTTTTGTACCGAACTTGATATGGCCACACTTGCCACTTTCCAGGTCGTCTTTGTTAGCAATAATTAGGTCTTACGTCTTGCTGACTTTCCTGGataaacaaaggttaaataaaatacaaaatctCTTCAGATCCAACCACTTCTCTTGATGTGTGGGTGGAGTCACCAAAGGGGCGTGTCAAAGAAGGGGACACAGTTGAAGTCCATTGCCGTGCCGACGGGAATCCTCAACCACCCTTTACATTCATGCACAATATGGTAAGAAACCCATGCCTACTCCTAGTCccatgtaaatatatatatatatatatatatatatatatatatatatatatatatattctgtgcCTCCAACCATAAACAGAACTATATACATTGATGCATGTGTTTACTGTAAGTGATTGGATGTGGATTATGTGTCATTGAGTGTATGTGCGCGCGTGCATGAATTTCTGTGTTAACACACGACACGGTTGATGTGTGTTATAAATGCCACTCCCTCTTCTGTAGCAAGAGTTGGAATCGGAGCTGAACGTGTTGGTCCTGAAAGACGTGATGCGTCTAAGCAGCGGCGACATCACCTGTACCTCACTAGACCTGGACACGCATGAAGAAACCGTAGGGCACACAGAGCTCTTCGTCGACTGTGAGTGAAACGTTCCTCTGATACAGTTTCTGGGACATTAGTCATTATTAGTAGCCCCAAAAGTTGTGACGTGACCAGGATAAACTTAGGACCCTCGCTATGGTCCAATGACTATGGCCTAGAGTTATTCCCTGGCTCCGGAAAAACTCCTGGCCTAGTTATTGCAGTAGTAGTGAAATGTGCTGTAATGGAGTGCAGTGGTTCTCAAACTGGTGCTCCCAAAAACCCCTAGGGGGGTCGTGAGAAGGTTTTGTGGGCTCGCAAATGTGAAACTGAATGGGGACGATGTATACCATTGCCCCTTCGATCTGGTTACTAACATTGGCCTACTGTATGTAGAGTAGTGTAGCAGTGTTCTTAACAGTGCATGTTGTGTGTCCATAGATCTGGACCAGGCTGTGCTGATTCCCAAAGACACCCATGTCATGGCCCAGGGAGAAGAGCTGATGGCCACCTGCAATGCCCTGTCCTCCCTGCCCACACACACTGAATGGTTCAAGGTAAATTACAGTAGGCCACTGAGCCAATACCTCAAcattacaatgtgtgtgtgtgtgtagaatgtgtgtgtgtgtgtgtgcgtgtcgcTTCACTTTCCGTGTTCTGCCATGAGGCGttgttttatctgttttttgaagtTTGATTTTACTGCTCGCTTGAGTTACTTGGTGTGAAGGAGAGTTCCGTATGGTCGTGGCAATATGTACTGTAGTGGTGCGCGTTTCTcagagtctgttctggacttggggactgtgaagagacccctggtggcatgtcttgtggggtatgtatggatGTCTGAGCTGTGTATTGGCTGCCTTCAACATGGCAACACCTTTCACAAAGACAAGTAGTGATGCGGTTCATTTGCCTGTTTTTCTTTGTGGCACTTGACCATAAAAGAGCAGAGCGGCGCTTTATCATGGACACACCTTCCCCCATCtagctactgttgcatcaatatgttttgaacCTCCCAGTTTACAATCTTGGGTTACACCAAGCAGTTTAGTtccctcaacttgctcaattgccacattattcattacaagaatTAGATTAGGTTAAGAGTTTAGCTAGTGTTTGGTCCCAAATACAATTCTTTTAGTTTTTGATATATTTAGGACTAGCTTATTGCTTGCCGCCTATTTTAGAACTGACTGCTACTCTTTGTTCAGTGTTGCAGTGATTTTACTTACTGTGGTAGCTGTAGTGTATAATGTTAAGTCATTAGCGTACATAGACACAGGCTTTACTCAATACCAGTGGTATGACAAAAAATGTAAAGGTGAGAGGCCATGACAGCTACCTTGACATATGCCAAACTCTACCTGGTTTACGTTAGAGAGGCATCCTATAAATAACTTCCGCTGTGTTCCGTGAGATAAGTAACTCTCGATCCACAATAAGGCAGAGGATGTAAAGGATTTTGTAGAGGATTTTTtttcagcagcagactatgatcgataatgtctaacaaaacagctcccacagcCCCCTGATATCTGTCTCGACTATGTCTTTCGAAACTCAGAAGTGTTCTTTAAGAGGTGTGGCTACTTGATTTATATTGTTTCCCtcatagacgtgtgtgtgtgtgtgtgtgtgtgtgtgtgtgtgtgtgtgtgtgtgtgtgtgtgtgtgtgtgtagaaaggAGAACATTTTGCAGAGGGCCACACACTGATCCTGAAGGATGCTGTGTTTGACATGGCGGGGACATACGTGTGTGTGGTGAAGGTGCCTTCACTGGAAGGACTGGAGACCAGTGGCTCTTTACATGTCCACGTACAGGGTGAGCCCGCCTGCCTGcaggcatgcgcacacacacgcgcacacacacacacacacacgcacaactaACCCTCCGTCCCCCTCTTCCATGCAGGACCCCCAGAGATCAAGGAGTCAGCAGACACAGTCCTGGAGGAGGTCACAGATAAGTTCCTTAACCTGAGCTGCCATGCTAGAGGATACCCAACCCCTGTTATCACCTGGAGCTCCTCTGACGAATCACAGGTAAGCAGACAGACCGACAGTCAGTCAGACCAGCAGGAACAGAGGGCTTCTCTGGGTCAGCTCATACAGACAATGTTTAGGCTGGCTGGGAAGGAAAGAGGGACAATGgtgtgtttttttcttcttttgatCTATTTACACACAGATCTGTTCCGATCCTGGCTACCTGGGTCTTTTCCTGTAACAACGTTAATAGACAAAGTAACTCATGTTCAACATTCCTTTCTGAACCGATATATCTGCGATTAGTTTGTCCCAAATGGCCACCTTTTCccattgtagtgcactacttttgacctgggcccatagggctctgggcaaaagtagtgcacttttatcgggaataggatgccatttgggacatagacaATGTTTTAGTTTCAAGTCTTATCTGCGCTTTATTCCCCTGTGTGTGCTAGATCCTGAAGGAGGtgtcccacagacagacagaggacgaGGTTCTCAGTGTGGTGAGCGTCAAGGTGACCTCTGACGTCACAGCCAACTGCAACGCCTCCAACATCCATGGCACAGACTCCTTCCTCTTCAGCATCAAAGCCAGTAAGTTGTCTGTCCACTGTCTAATTTGTCATGtcttgtacagtggggcaaaaaagtatttagtcagccaccaattgtgcaagttctcccacttaaaaagacgagagaggcctgtaattttcatcataggaacacttcaactatgacagacaaaaatgagaaaacaaatccagaaaatcacattgtaggatttttaatatatttatttgcaaattatggtggaaaataagtatttggtcaataacaaaagtttctcaatactttgttatataccctttgttggcaatgacagaggtcaaatgttttctgtaagtcttcacaaggttttcacacactgttgctggtattttggcccattcctccatgcagatctcctctagagcagtgatgttttggggctgttgctgggcaacacggactttcaactccctccaaagattttctatggggttgagatctggagactggctaggccactccaggaccttgaaatgcttcttacgaagccactcatttgttgcccgggcggtgtgtttgggatcattgtcatgctgaaagacccagccacgtttaatatTCAATGCCCttactgatggaaggaggttttcactcaaaatctcacgatacatggccccattcattctttcctttacacggatcagtcgccctggtccctttgcagaaaaacagccccaaagcatgatgtttccacccccatgcttcacagtaggtatggtgttctttggatgcaactcagcattctttgtcctccaaacacgatgagttgagtttttaccaaaaagttatattttggtttcatctgacattctcccaatcttcttctggatcatccaaatgctctctagcaaacttcagacgggcctgtacatgtactggcttaagcagggggacacgtctggcactgtatgatttgagtccctggcggcgtagtgtgttactgatggtaggctttgttactttggtcccagctct
Encoded proteins:
- the LOC118386287 gene encoding cell surface glycoprotein MUC18-like isoform X4; translation: MALRMNASTFVGLSLLSLTWKAAWAKVEVNMEDRVEVFLGDTAQITCMFTVSDSHDDVIIQWYMITKTNVRSRIYYGDRNVQVVDRDGQFTDKISVNGMGKSSEVVLTIRDVALEDELEFICQVNGLSAGNMEGRTMLKVFASPDRPNIEGVHSGISVSKSNPSKIGSCEAKNGYPRPNITWYRDQSPLQNTPDEVSVVTLVTKESSGLYTVQSDLHLNVVKEDEDSFFYCEVSYLVPGGTKMTETNKINITVHYPTTSLDVWVESPKGRVKEGDTVEVHCRADGNPQPPFTFMHNMQELESELNVLVLKDVMRLSSGDITCTSLDLDTHEETVGHTELFVDYLDQAVLIPKDTHVMAQGEELMATCNALSSLPTHTEWFKKGEHFAEGHTLILKDAVFDMAGTYVCVVKVPSLEGLETSGSLHVHVQGPPEIKESADTVLEEVTDKFLNLSCHARGYPTPVITWSSSDESQILKEVSHRQTEDEVLSVVSVKVTSDVTANCNASNIHGTDSFLFSIKAIVQTTSSAPSTTEGSGVIIAVIIICILLLAILGSVLYFLYKKGKIPCGRSGKQDLTKPSKDSTMVEINNDNTEEAVLLGVNGDKKPPSDQGDKYMDVQK
- the LOC118386287 gene encoding cell surface glycoprotein MUC18-like isoform X2 — encoded protein: MALRMNASTFVGLSLLSLTWKAWAKVEVNMEDRVEVFLGDTAQITCMFTVSDSHDDVIIQWYMITKTNVRSRIYYGDRNVQVVDRDGQFTDKISVNGMGKSSEVVLTIRDVALEDELEFICQVNGLSAGNMEGRTMLKVFASPDRPNIEGVHSGISVSKSNPSKIGSCEAKNGYPRPNITWYRDQSPLQNTPDEVSVVTLVTKESSGLYTVQSDLHLNVVKEDEDSFFYCEVSYLVPGGTKMTETNKINITVHYPTTSLDVWVESPKGRVKEGDTVEVHCRADGNPQPPFTFMHNMQELESELNVLVLKDVMRLSSGDITCTSLDLDTHEETVGHTELFVDYLDQAVLIPKDTHVMAQGEELMATCNALSSLPTHTEWFKKGEHFAEGHTLILKDAVFDMAGTYVCVVKVPSLEGLETSGSLHVHVQGPPEIKESADTVLEEVTDKFLNLSCHARGYPTPVITWSSSDESQILKEVSHRQTEDEVLSVVSVKVTSDVTANCNASNIHGTDSFLFSIKAIVQTTSSAPSTTVTTVTPVTPPKRVKKEGSGVIIAVIIICILLLAILGSVLYFLYKKGKIPCGRSGKQDLTKPSKDSTMVEINNDNTEEAVLLGVNGDKKPPSDQGDKYMDVQK
- the LOC118386287 gene encoding cell surface glycoprotein MUC18-like isoform X1 — translated: MALRMNASTFVGLSLLSLTWKAAWAKVEVNMEDRVEVFLGDTAQITCMFTVSDSHDDVIIQWYMITKTNVRSRIYYGDRNVQVVDRDGQFTDKISVNGMGKSSEVVLTIRDVALEDELEFICQVNGLSAGNMEGRTMLKVFASPDRPNIEGVHSGISVSKSNPSKIGSCEAKNGYPRPNITWYRDQSPLQNTPDEVSVVTLVTKESSGLYTVQSDLHLNVVKEDEDSFFYCEVSYLVPGGTKMTETNKINITVHYPTTSLDVWVESPKGRVKEGDTVEVHCRADGNPQPPFTFMHNMQELESELNVLVLKDVMRLSSGDITCTSLDLDTHEETVGHTELFVDYLDQAVLIPKDTHVMAQGEELMATCNALSSLPTHTEWFKKGEHFAEGHTLILKDAVFDMAGTYVCVVKVPSLEGLETSGSLHVHVQGPPEIKESADTVLEEVTDKFLNLSCHARGYPTPVITWSSSDESQILKEVSHRQTEDEVLSVVSVKVTSDVTANCNASNIHGTDSFLFSIKAIVQTTSSAPSTTVTTVTPVTPPKRVKKEGSGVIIAVIIICILLLAILGSVLYFLYKKGKIPCGRSGKQDLTKPSKDSTMVEINNDNTEEAVLLGVNGDKKPPSDQGDKYMDVQK
- the LOC118386287 gene encoding cell surface glycoprotein MUC18-like isoform X3, which codes for MALRMNASTFVGLSLLSLTWKAAWAKVEVNMEDRVEVFLGDTAQITCMFTVSDSHDDVIIQWYMITKTNVRSRIYYGDRNVQVVDRDGQFTDKISVNGMGKSSEVVLTIRDVALEDELEFICQVNGLSAGNMEGRTMLKVFASPDRPNIEGVHSGISVSKSNPSKIGSCEAKNGYPRPNITWYRDQSPLQNTPDEVSVVTLVTKESSGLYTVQSDLHLNVVKEDEDSFFYCEVSYLVPGGTKMTETNKINITVHYPTTSLDVWVESPKGRVKEGDTVEVHCRADGNPQPPFTFMHNMQELESELNVLVLKDVMRLSSGDITCTSLDLDTHEETVGHTELFVDYLDQAVLIPKDTHVMAQGEELMATCNALSSLPTHTEWFKKGEHFAEGHTLILKDAVFDMAGTYVCVVKVPSLEGLETSGSLHVHVQGPPEIKESADTVLEEVTDKFLNLSCHARGYPTPVITWSSSDESQILKEVSHRQTEDEVLSVVSVKVTSDVTANCNASNIHGTDSFLFSIKAIVQTTSSAPSTTVTTVTPVTPPKRVKKEGSGVIIAVIIICILLLAILGSVLYFLYKKGKIPCGRSGKQDLTKPSKDSTMVEINNDNTEEAVLLGVNGDKKPPSDQ
- the LOC118386287 gene encoding cell surface glycoprotein MUC18-like isoform X5, translating into MALRMNASTFVGLSLLSLTWKAAWAKVEVNMEDRVEVFLGDTAQITCMFTVSDSHDDVIIQWYMITKTNVRSRIYYGDRNVQVVDRDGQFTDKISVNGMGKSSEVVLTIRDVALEDELEFICQVNGLSAGNMEGRTMLKVFASPDRPNIEGVHSGISVSKSNPSKIGSCEAKNGYPRPNITWYRDQSPLQNTPDEVSVVTLVTKESSGLYTVQSDLHLNVVKEDEDSFFYCEVSYLVPGGTKMTETNKINITVHYPTTSLDVWVESPKGRVKEGDTVEVHCRADGNPQPPFTFMHNMQELESELNVLVLKDVMRLSSGDITCTSLDLDTHEETVGHTELFVDYLDQAVLIPKDTHVMAQGEELMATCNALSSLPTHTEWFKKGEHFAEGHTLILKDAVFDMAGTYVCVVKVPSLEGLETSGSLHVHVQGPPEIKESADTVLEEVTDKFLNLSCHARGYPTPVITWSSSDESQILKEVSHRQTEDEVLSVVSVKVTSDVTANCNASNIHGTDSFLFSIKAKGSGVIIAVIIICILLLAILGSVLYFLYKKGKIPCGRSGKQDLTKPSKDSTMVEINNDNTEEAVLLGVNGDKKPPSDQGDKYMDVQK